Proteins from a genomic interval of Colias croceus chromosome 2, ilColCroc2.1:
- the LOC123702642 gene encoding uncharacterized protein LOC123702642 — protein MENKPWINIFMERYYADILENMNPRQYDPEKIQNLVKLCGPYIHSLSIQSLVPADIVTQRITSPEMADLITSYKQNESKLSSKRGEIITRDHISLHAALSSLHNLVELHVTYQLRYTGVDYRRDQFQFTDNDAKNLAKGLEKCIQLKILRITRTDMNCQKVKYILRGISDSQKLETLDFSHCKIGNDGASYVAKFITKHDKLRNIILADNIFGPTGIEAISQVLNYTSCKIRTLDLRLNNKLGSDGIAHIAVSLARGCNLTSLNISGCGITPDPLEKPPAGVWSAINAANPPTCGDLLARAIGLVKTPLRSIDISVNNLGSTSDMVLSNAICLSYLIDINLKRSGMGSIAMAIAESAAAAQRLRRESEKGIRFRRSAGRVVQAHRVVKGMNIDADPILFAQQLSARPSIVSVASEDGIYNIQTQPLPRHFGFVPDIKSPLPSSYGASFSGPSTSRRSSHHILILEPEQELQYAKLKRRKSDGSLQTLASDVSQHIKIFVSHEHNK, from the exons ATGGAGAATAAGCCTtggataaatatatttatggagCGATATTATGCTGATATTCTTGAAAATATGAATCCACGTCAATACGACCCAGAAAAG aTTCAAAACTTGGTAAAATTGTGCGGGCCATATATTCATTCGTTGTCGATACAAAGCTTAGTACCAGCTGATATAGTTACACAAAGGATAACTTCCCCAGAGATGGCTGACTTAATAAcatcatacaaacaaaatgaaaGCAAGCTATCTTCTAAGCGCGGAGAAATTATTACTAGAg ATCATATATCGCTACATGCAGCATTAAGCAGTTTACATAATTTAGTAGAATTACATGTTACTTACCAATTGCGTTATACTGGTGTTGACTATCGTAGAGATCAATTTCAGTTTACTGATAATGATGCAAAAAATTTAGCTAAAGGCCTGGAAAAATGTATACAGCTAAAAATCTTAAg GATAACACGAACTGATATGAATTgtcaaaaagtaaaatatattcttcgTGGAATCTCAGATAGTCAAAAATTGGAGACGTTAGACTTCAGTCACTGTAAGATTGGTAACGATGGTGCTAGTTACGTAGCTAAATTTATAACGAAGCACGATAAGTTACGGAATATTATTCTAGCCgataatatttttg gtCCAACTGGCATTGAGGCAATATCGCAAGTATTGAATTATACAAGCTGTAAAATACGTACATTAGATTTAagattgaataataaattaggaTCCGATGGTATTGCTCATATTGCCGTCTCTTTGGCAAGAGGGTGTAACCTGACCTC cttGAATATTTCTGGATGTGGGATAACACCTGATCCACTGGAAAAGCCACCAGCTGGTGTATGGTCAGCTATTAATGCTGCAAATCCTCCTACATGCGGTGATCTGTTAGCAAGAGCTATTGGACTAGTTAAAACACCGTTACGGTCTATTGACATAAGTGTTAATAATTTGGGATCg ACGAGTGATATGGTATTGTCCAACGCTATATGCCTCAGTTATCTTATTGATATAAATCTTAAGAGATCTGGCATGGGATCTATTGCAATGGCCATTGCTGAATCTGCAGCAGCGGCGCAACGGCTGAGAAGAGAATCAGAAAAGGGTATCCGATTCAGACGAAGTGCTGGAAGAGTAGTTCAAGCTCACAGAGTAGTTAAAGGAATGAATATAG atGCGGACCCAATTTTATTCGCCCAACAACTCTCGGCACGGCCATCGATTGTATCGGTAGCTTCAGAAGATGGTATTTACAATATACAAACACAGCCATTACCTAGGCATTTTGGATTTGTTCCTGATATAAAG AGTCCACTGCCATCATCTTACGGTGCATCGTTTTCTGGCCCTTCAACATCAAGAAGATCGAGTCaccatattttgattttagaaCCTGAACAG GAACTGCAGTATGCTAAATTAAAACGCCGCAAATCAGATGGCTCTCTTCAAACATTAGCTAGTGACGTTTCTCAACAcatcaaaatatttgtatcaCATGAACATAACAAATAA